One Cyclopterus lumpus isolate fCycLum1 chromosome 7, fCycLum1.pri, whole genome shotgun sequence DNA window includes the following coding sequences:
- the ppdpfa gene encoding pancreatic progenitor cell differentiation and proliferation factor A translates to MAAIPSTGSLIATNDYYRRRLGSNSSNSSCGSAEYTGEVIPHPPGLTRQDSGHWWSSFFFAKQNQAGMQNGSEKNSTYTLADGQVTCIAKEMVLNRKLSVSSDNGKSETSNPPSTSS, encoded by the exons ATGGCAGCAATTCCATCAACTGGCTCCCTCATCGCCACCAATGATTACTATAGAA GGCGCCTCGGGTCCAACTCCAGCAACAGCTCCTGTGGCAGTGCTGAGTACACAGGAGAGGTCATTCCACACCCACCAG GACTTACCAGGCAAGATTCTGGCCACTGGTGGAGTTCATTTTTCTTTGCAAAACAGAACCAGGCCGGCATGCAGAACGGATCTGAAAA GAACAGTACCTACACACTGGCCGACGGTCAGGTGACCTGCATCGCCAAGGAGATGGTTCTGAACAGGAAACTCAGTGTAAGCAGTGACAATGGAAAGTCTGAAACATCGAACCCTCCGTCTACTTCCTCCTAG
- the LOC117733639 gene encoding tumor protein D54-like produces the protein MNRPGHGGASTSTSFTTRITENRCSDSDLTEEDICNLQIELAKMEDEIQTLRQVLLVREKYAADIRRQLGMSPLSNIKQNLSKGWQDVQTSAPYLTASATLEDISHSNIYMRTRESFTHAGQVTSSAMSNMGVTITRRLAEMRALSLPSPPRALSHTISVPSMRHSSTFKSFEEMVGNVKDKVSGGLTNNGDTSGFERRSSRT, from the exons ATGAACCGACCCG GTCATGGTGGGGCTTCGACATCCACGAGCTTCACCACAAGGATAACAGAAAACCGATGCTCAGACTCAGATCTGACAGAGGAGGACATATGCAATCTACAGATTGAACTGGCGAAG ATGGAGGATGAGATTCAGACATTGAGGCAGGTGCTTTTGGTCCGAGAAAAATATGCAGCAGACATCAGGAGGCAGCTGGGTATGAGCCCTCTCAGTAACATCAAACAGAACCTGTCCAAAGGCTGGCAAGACGTCCAGACCTCCGCCCC ATATCTCACAGCCTCTGCCACTTTGGAGGACATCAGCCACTCCAACAT ATATATGAGGACACGAGAGAGTTTCACTCATGCAGGCCAGGTGACCTCATCTGCGATGTCCAATATGGGCGTGACCATCACCAGGAGACTGGCGGAGATGAG AGCTCTGTCTCTTCCGAGCCCACCACG CGCCCTGAGCCACACCATAAGTGTGCCGTCCATGAG ACATTCCTCTACGTTCAAGTCTTTTGAGGAAATGGTCGGAAATGTGAAG GACAAGGTGAGTGGAGGTCTCACAAATAACGGAGACACCTCTGGGTTTGAAAGAAGATCCTCACGCACATGA
- the dnajc5aa gene encoding dnaJ (Hsp40) homolog, subfamily C, member 5aa — protein MAEHQRQRSLSTAGDSLYLVLGVEKVATSDDIKRSYRKLALKFHPDKNPDNPEAADKFKEINNAHSILNDPTKRNIYDKYGSLGLYVAEQFGEENVNTYFVLSSWWAKALFVFCGLATGCYFCCCLCCCCNCCCGKCKPRPREGQEQEFYVSPEDLEAQLQSDEREAGGDPIMLQPSATETTQLTSDGHHSYHTDTGFN, from the exons ATGGCTGAGCATCAGAGGCAGCGCTCTCTGTCCACCGCCGGGGACTCTCTCTACCTTGTGCTGGGAGTTGAGAAGGTTGCTACGTCAGATGATATCAAGAGATCTTACAG GAAACTGGCGTTGAAGTTCCACCCTGACAAGAATCCCGACAATCCAGAGGCAGCCGATAAGTTCAAGGAGATAAACAACGCTCATTCGATTTTGAATGACCCCACAAAGCGTAATATCTATGACAAATATGGTTCTCTGGGACTATATGTGGCTGAGCAGTTCGGAGAGGAGAATGTCAACACTTACTTTGTCCTTTCAAGCTGGTGGGCAAAG GCTCTGTTTGTATTCTGCGGTCTGGCCACTGGCTGCTACTTCTGTTGCTGCCTATGTTGCTGCTGTAACTGCTGCTGTGGCAAGTGTAAACCACGACCTCGGGAGGGCCAGGAACAGGAGTTTTACGTGTCCCCCGAGGACCTGGAGGCTCAGCTGCAATCTGATGAGAGAG AGGCCGGAGGTGACCCTATAATGCTGCAACCATCAGCAACGGAGACAACCCAGTTAACATCGGATGGGCACCACTCCTATCACACCGACACTGGCTTCAACTAA